Proteins co-encoded in one Nonlabens agnitus genomic window:
- a CDS encoding MotA/TolQ/ExbB proton channel family protein, whose translation MKRSLSILFMAVVMILGMSTTATATTTTTNTAVTALVAAQDEPETVETVSFHQELKKRFIEGGPLFMSIVLVCLILGLAIAIERIIYLNLSTTNSKKLAADVEEALKSGGIEAAKDVCRNTKGPVASIYYQGLDRADESVEAAEKAVVAYGGVQMGQLEKNVSWVSLFIALAPMLGFMGTVIGMIKSFDSIAEAGTMEPALVATGIKVALLTTVFGLIVAIILQIFYNYIVAKIDSIVNDMEDASITLIDILVDYKNGKL comes from the coding sequence ATGAAACGATCACTTTCAATTTTGTTCATGGCAGTTGTAATGATACTAGGAATGTCAACTACTGCAACGGCAACTACAACGACTACTAACACAGCGGTTACTGCACTTGTAGCAGCCCAAGATGAACCAGAAACTGTGGAAACAGTTAGTTTTCATCAAGAACTTAAAAAACGATTTATAGAAGGTGGACCTCTATTTATGTCTATCGTACTAGTTTGTTTGATCTTAGGACTTGCTATAGCTATAGAAAGAATTATCTACTTAAACCTTTCTACTACAAACTCTAAGAAATTAGCTGCAGATGTAGAAGAGGCTCTTAAAAGCGGTGGTATTGAAGCTGCCAAAGATGTGTGTCGTAACACAAAGGGTCCTGTTGCATCTATCTATTACCAAGGTCTTGATAGAGCTGACGAAAGCGTAGAGGCTGCTGAGAAAGCAGTTGTAGCTTACGGTGGTGTTCAAATGGGACAACTAGAGAAGAATGTATCATGGGTATCCCTATTTATCGCTCTTGCTCCTATGCTTGGGTTCATGGGTACGGTAATAGGTATGATCAAGTCCTTTGATAGTATTGCAGAGGCTGGAACTATGGAACCTGCACTTGTTGCAACTGGTATTAAGGTAGCACTTTTGACGACTGTATTTGGTTTGATCGTTGCGATCATCCTGCAGATTTTCTATAACTATATCGTTGCTAAAATCGATAGTATCGTGAACGATATGGAAGATGCTTCTATTACTCTTATCGATATTCTTGTAGATTACAAGAACGGTAAGCTGTAA
- a CDS encoding App1 family protein, producing MKLKLKVYRGFVNDNHLYTSGHVFKKTDPSSFNLEHSWLRYAYYMWRTLSIKTLSGISVTLEFKGITQTVETDKNGFYVFNLQHQLDIEAGWHEATVTVNMGSERIVSKGSLLKAASGYGIISDIDDTFLVSHSGNIFKKIYILLTRNINKRNFFKGVVQHYRELAHIDKPDLQPALFFYVSSSEWNLYSFIEKFTILHQFPKAVFFLKSIKSGVFDLLASGGGNHDHKLHRINDILEFYPDRSFVLLGDDTQQDPYIYSEVFKEHPKRILAVYIRQVSKSKRGKVSSLLEEIMAAGTPVCYFENSAEARQHSKTYLDT from the coding sequence ATGAAATTAAAACTTAAAGTATATAGAGGCTTTGTCAATGATAATCACCTTTATACCAGTGGACACGTTTTTAAGAAAACCGATCCGTCCAGTTTTAATCTTGAACACAGTTGGTTAAGATATGCCTACTATATGTGGCGTACTTTAAGTATAAAGACCTTATCAGGTATTTCTGTCACTCTTGAATTTAAAGGCATCACGCAAACCGTTGAAACCGACAAAAACGGGTTTTACGTTTTCAATCTGCAGCATCAACTGGACATTGAGGCTGGATGGCACGAAGCCACCGTTACGGTGAATATGGGTTCTGAAAGAATAGTTTCCAAAGGCTCTTTATTGAAAGCCGCGTCAGGTTATGGGATCATTTCAGATATTGATGATACCTTTTTAGTGTCCCATTCTGGAAATATATTTAAGAAGATCTACATTCTATTGACCAGAAATATCAACAAGCGTAATTTCTTCAAAGGTGTGGTCCAGCATTACAGGGAACTTGCACACATCGATAAGCCAGATTTGCAACCAGCACTGTTCTTTTATGTTTCCAGTAGTGAATGGAATCTATATAGTTTTATTGAAAAATTCACCATTCTCCATCAGTTTCCTAAAGCTGTTTTTTTTCTAAAGTCGATAAAAAGTGGTGTGTTTGATCTACTGGCCTCTGGCGGCGGCAATCACGATCATAAATTACATCGCATAAATGATATTCTGGAATTCTATCCAGATCGGTCGTTTGTATTGTTGGGCGACGACACCCAACAGGATCCTTATATATACAGTGAGGTTTTTAAAGAACATCCCAAAAGGATCTTAGCCGTTTACATTCGACAGGTAAGTAAATCTAAAAGAGGAAAAGTTTCCTCTTTACTTGAAGAGATAATGGCTGCCGGTACGCCTGTGTGTTATTTTGAGAATAGTGCAGAGGCCAGGCAACACTCCAAGACCTATTTGGATACATAA
- a CDS encoding diacylglycerol/lipid kinase family protein, with protein sequence MNTLSSQDKLLLIVNPIAGGTDKAAYVDTVKKLIEHRWTLEVFYTTGENDASSIKDVIDNYQPDRIMVMGGDGTIKLAAEIVTNKIPIAILPAGSSNGLATDLDIPMEESAAIQIALGSNAKVIDTLYINDGLGLHISDIGLNAELIREYDSGTIRGHLGYALQVIPTLWKSETPCKFKIITKDETREVTAVMVAFANSKKFGTGVTVNPNSSMEDGYFEVLIFKNLDPIDVVKTMMGSIPLDSEFVEIIKTQEAIVTTEKPVSFQIDGEYCSEKTKVKVSILPGNLCVMVP encoded by the coding sequence ATGAACACGCTTTCTTCTCAAGATAAATTGTTACTCATTGTCAACCCCATCGCCGGCGGGACAGATAAAGCTGCATATGTTGATACGGTAAAGAAACTGATAGAGCATCGGTGGACCCTTGAGGTTTTTTACACGACTGGAGAGAACGATGCTTCCAGTATAAAAGATGTCATCGATAATTATCAGCCAGATCGCATCATGGTTATGGGTGGTGATGGCACCATCAAACTAGCCGCTGAAATTGTTACCAATAAAATCCCCATTGCCATCTTGCCTGCTGGATCTTCTAACGGTCTCGCTACAGATCTTGATATACCCATGGAAGAAAGTGCAGCGATCCAGATTGCGTTGGGCTCCAATGCTAAGGTTATCGACACACTATACATCAACGATGGATTAGGCCTGCATATAAGCGACATAGGACTCAATGCAGAATTGATTAGAGAATATGACAGCGGTACCATTAGAGGTCATCTGGGATATGCGTTACAAGTCATTCCTACTTTATGGAAAAGTGAGACGCCTTGTAAATTCAAAATCATCACTAAGGATGAAACCAGGGAAGTGACGGCCGTCATGGTTGCCTTTGCAAATAGCAAGAAATTTGGTACCGGTGTTACCGTCAATCCTAACAGCAGTATGGAAGACGGCTATTTTGAAGTACTTATCTTCAAAAATCTAGACCCTATAGATGTAGTCAAAACTATGATGGGCAGCATACCACTGGATTCAGAATTTGTAGAAATAATTAAGACCCAAGAAGCCATTGTTACTACTGAGAAACCAGTGAGTTTTCAAATTGACGGAGAATACTGCAGCGAGAAGACCAAAGTTAAAGTTTCTATTCTACCCGGCAATCTTTGCGTGATGGTGCCCTAA
- a CDS encoding asparaginase: protein MKPKILLIYTGGTIGMIKDPATKALKAFNFKELLLHIPELRQLECEITTLSYDHPIDSSNMNLSHWQEMGATINTHYDDFDGFVILHGSDTMAYTGSALSFMFEHLTKPIILTGSQLPIGDLRTDAKENLITTIELASQREQGGPIIQEVCIYFEYQLYRANRTVKVSADRFEAFASPNYPPLAVSGVHLKVDRGLLWQQGYDEFAFAKAKPSKTSITQQRMNYRPDFVKDVVVLKIFPAITQTVVEAICNIPGLRGIVLETYGSGNAPSEPWFVALMKKALDQGIYIVNVTQCRGGAVDMGKYETSIQLKEIGLVSGKDITTESALAKMMYLLNYTSTLEDFKHYFEKSLRGELTV, encoded by the coding sequence ATGAAGCCTAAGATCCTACTCATCTATACGGGTGGAACCATAGGAATGATCAAGGATCCAGCTACCAAAGCGCTTAAAGCCTTCAACTTTAAGGAATTATTATTACATATTCCAGAGCTTAGACAGTTGGAATGCGAGATTACCACACTATCTTACGACCACCCAATTGATTCATCAAACATGAACTTGTCGCACTGGCAAGAAATGGGTGCAACCATCAATACACATTACGACGATTTTGATGGGTTTGTCATTTTGCACGGCAGTGATACCATGGCATATACCGGTAGCGCCCTTAGCTTTATGTTTGAGCATTTGACTAAGCCTATCATCCTTACCGGCTCCCAGTTGCCTATTGGCGATCTGCGCACAGATGCTAAAGAAAATCTCATCACCACCATAGAACTCGCTTCCCAAAGGGAACAGGGCGGGCCTATCATCCAGGAAGTTTGTATCTATTTTGAATACCAGCTGTATCGTGCTAATCGTACGGTTAAAGTAAGCGCAGACCGCTTTGAGGCCTTTGCATCGCCTAACTATCCGCCACTGGCAGTGAGCGGTGTGCATTTGAAGGTGGATCGCGGTTTATTGTGGCAGCAGGGCTATGATGAGTTCGCTTTCGCGAAAGCGAAACCATCCAAAACGTCCATCACGCAACAGCGCATGAACTACCGTCCAGACTTTGTCAAGGATGTAGTGGTTCTCAAAATATTTCCAGCCATTACCCAAACCGTAGTCGAGGCTATATGTAACATTCCTGGGTTGAGAGGTATCGTATTAGAAACTTACGGTAGCGGAAACGCGCCCAGTGAACCTTGGTTTGTAGCTCTCATGAAAAAAGCGCTGGATCAAGGAATCTACATCGTAAACGTCACCCAATGTCGTGGAGGCGCCGTTGATATGGGGAAATATGAAACCAGTATCCAGCTTAAAGAAATAGGATTGGTGTCTGGAAAGGACATCACGACAGAATCTGCGCTGGCCAAAATGATGTACTTGCTCAACTATACCAGCACTTTGGAAGATTTCAAACATTATTTTGAAAAATCCTTGCGAGGTGAATTAACTGTATAA
- a CDS encoding 1-acyl-sn-glycerol-3-phosphate acyltransferase, protein MAIYDDIRFFNDEEVSIALQSAVRHPMIKTLFKYTFPDKTEDEIKDIVLSCRSINDFQRDVISVTVERILEETSAGLTTSGFEDLEESQSYLYISNHRDIVLDTCLINLTLFKHNLIRTASAIGDNLVQRPFVNALSKLTRNFIVKRGGTPRETLMSSKKLSEYIEYLLKDQQQSVWIAQRQGRTKDGNDVTEQGVLKMIALAAGKRSVIEYLNSLKIVPVSISYEYDPTDILKVPELLAKKAQTEYIKSENEDFNSILKGALGQKKHIHITASKPLSLEECSDEATNQVLQQLVTKLNDIIQSNYKLWPTNYIAYDLLRDTREYEKFYSKKDQAQFERRLRMRVDMQDPEAVKSFLNMYARPVINKQKLELAYEA, encoded by the coding sequence TTGGCGATTTACGACGATATACGGTTTTTTAATGATGAAGAGGTTTCCATTGCGTTGCAAAGTGCGGTGCGTCACCCAATGATTAAAACCCTTTTTAAATACACGTTTCCTGACAAGACAGAAGACGAGATTAAGGACATTGTCTTGTCTTGCAGATCTATCAACGATTTTCAACGAGATGTGATTTCTGTAACGGTAGAACGCATTCTGGAAGAAACCAGTGCTGGATTGACGACGTCAGGTTTTGAAGATCTTGAGGAGTCACAATCCTATCTATACATTTCCAACCATAGAGACATTGTTCTGGACACTTGTTTGATTAATCTTACTTTGTTCAAACATAATTTGATACGCACAGCTAGCGCCATAGGCGATAATCTGGTGCAACGACCTTTTGTGAACGCCTTGAGTAAACTTACCCGTAATTTTATCGTGAAGCGTGGTGGCACACCTCGCGAGACTTTAATGAGCAGTAAGAAGTTGAGTGAATACATAGAATATTTGCTCAAAGACCAGCAACAAAGTGTCTGGATTGCCCAACGTCAAGGACGTACCAAAGACGGTAATGACGTTACCGAGCAAGGTGTGCTTAAAATGATTGCACTGGCTGCAGGTAAAAGATCTGTCATAGAATATTTGAATTCGCTTAAGATCGTACCGGTTTCCATTTCCTATGAATATGACCCTACAGATATACTAAAAGTGCCAGAGCTGCTTGCCAAAAAAGCTCAAACAGAATACATAAAATCAGAAAATGAAGACTTCAATAGCATTCTTAAAGGAGCATTGGGTCAAAAGAAACACATTCACATCACGGCTTCAAAGCCTTTATCGCTGGAAGAATGCAGTGATGAGGCTACCAACCAGGTGCTGCAGCAACTGGTCACAAAACTGAATGACATTATCCAGAGCAATTATAAGCTGTGGCCTACCAATTACATTGCATACGACCTATTGCGTGATACGAGAGAATACGAGAAATTTTATAGCAAGAAGGACCAGGCACAGTTTGAGCGCAGGTTGCGCATGCGTGTGGACATGCAAGATCCCGAAGCCGTAAAAAGCTTTTTGAACATGTATGCACGACCAGTGATCAACAAGCAAAAATTGGAGCTAGCCTATGAAGCCTAA
- a CDS encoding TatD family hydrolase yields the protein MNLTDTHTHLYSEQFDEDRHAMIQRAMGAGVNRFFLPAIDSETTEAMLQLQRDFPEHIHLMTGLHPTHVKENYEAELDHVLQQLDKEKYVAIGEIGVDLYWDQSTKDIQMRAFHQQIEWALERDLPIVIHCRDAFDEVFEVLERFDGQGLKGIFHCFTGTLEQAHRAIKCGMKLGIGGVVTFKNGKIDQFLNQIDLKHIVLETDAPYLSPVPYRGKRNESAYVKLVAEKVAELFNKSVEEIARITTSNSCEVFGV from the coding sequence ATGAATTTGACCGATACGCATACGCATTTATATAGTGAGCAATTTGATGAGGATAGACATGCCATGATCCAGCGGGCCATGGGTGCCGGCGTGAATCGTTTTTTTCTACCAGCTATAGATTCTGAAACTACAGAAGCAATGCTGCAGTTACAACGAGATTTTCCAGAGCACATTCATTTAATGACTGGCCTGCATCCTACGCATGTTAAAGAAAATTATGAAGCAGAATTGGATCACGTGCTTCAGCAGTTGGATAAAGAGAAGTATGTCGCCATAGGCGAGATAGGAGTGGATTTGTATTGGGATCAATCTACTAAGGACATCCAGATGCGTGCCTTTCACCAGCAAATTGAATGGGCGCTCGAGCGGGATTTACCTATTGTAATCCATTGTAGAGATGCTTTTGATGAAGTTTTTGAGGTATTGGAACGTTTTGACGGGCAAGGTTTAAAAGGGATTTTTCATTGTTTCACAGGTACGCTGGAGCAGGCACATCGTGCCATCAAATGCGGTATGAAACTGGGAATAGGTGGCGTTGTTACTTTTAAAAACGGTAAAATTGACCAGTTTCTAAATCAAATAGATCTAAAGCACATTGTTCTGGAAACTGACGCTCCTTATTTGTCACCAGTTCCCTATAGAGGAAAACGCAATGAAAGTGCCTACGTAAAATTGGTCGCAGAGAAGGTCGCCGAGTTATTCAACAAGAGCGTTGAGGAGATTGCTAGGATCACAACGTCAAATTCATGTGAAGTGTTCGGTGTCTAG
- a CDS encoding retropepsin-like aspartic protease, translating to MDNDWFSFRFRESEPIFDLLTSAMASIKKTLLEQGYIAHRLRIAKKSGHIVTKVSLNGYSGRFIIDTGASATCVDQLLYKEFQLTTEFMDKQIGTASGSLRPRISHNNTLELGDWSDEDTTVLSMDMSFVNSALKAEGMRSIQGLLGADFLIASKAVIDYRGKWIFLKL from the coding sequence ATGGACAATGACTGGTTTTCATTTCGCTTTCGCGAAAGCGAACCTATCTTTGATCTCTTAACTAGCGCCATGGCATCGATCAAGAAAACACTTTTGGAACAAGGATATATCGCACATCGGTTGCGCATAGCAAAAAAAAGTGGACATATTGTAACCAAAGTATCGCTCAACGGCTACTCAGGTAGATTCATCATCGACACTGGTGCAAGTGCTACCTGTGTGGATCAACTGCTTTATAAGGAGTTCCAGTTGACGACAGAGTTTATGGATAAGCAAATAGGTACAGCTAGTGGTTCTTTACGGCCTCGTATTTCTCACAATAACACCTTAGAATTGGGCGACTGGAGTGATGAAGATACCACCGTACTTTCCATGGACATGAGCTTTGTGAACAGCGCACTCAAAGCCGAAGGCATGAGATCGATTCAAGGTTTACTGGGAGCAGATTTTCTCATTGCCAGCAAAGCGGTTATCGATTATCGCGGCAAATGGATCTTCCTTAAATTATAG
- a CDS encoding DUF6252 family protein, with protein MRATYLLLLITLGLFISCEENLDKDNVPALQASRNGEFFGSDQVSVTNNADGTVTIAGENPLERLRFVLTSSNPGVYPLGQGSPNEAIYTFNNQQQFSTRTGESNGTVVLSANSPEGTVSGDFSFVSYTPNAQDTLTMRKGVIYQVPFGTEVGSDIVNTVRAMINGTALNPTTVATNAASGVVIVNANNSNTTLLLSFPQNVTVGSYDITATGNYRASVTNNGTTADAIDGTLDITIVNAARRQYSGIFSFVTGPPSNVTVTQGSFTVTL; from the coding sequence ATGAGAGCGACATACCTATTATTATTGATCACTTTGGGTCTATTCATATCTTGCGAGGAGAATCTGGATAAGGATAATGTCCCGGCACTACAGGCTTCCCGTAATGGAGAATTCTTTGGAAGTGATCAAGTAAGTGTGACGAATAATGCAGACGGTACTGTTACTATCGCTGGTGAGAATCCGCTGGAGAGACTTCGTTTTGTTTTGACATCTTCCAATCCTGGAGTGTATCCTTTAGGCCAAGGATCTCCTAACGAAGCGATTTATACTTTTAACAACCAGCAACAATTTAGCACTCGTACAGGTGAGAGCAATGGTACTGTGGTTTTATCTGCCAATAGCCCAGAAGGAACCGTGAGTGGTGATTTTAGCTTTGTTAGTTATACGCCTAACGCTCAAGATACCTTGACCATGCGTAAAGGTGTCATTTATCAGGTGCCGTTTGGTACTGAGGTAGGCTCTGATATTGTCAATACCGTTCGCGCCATGATCAATGGAACCGCGCTTAACCCGACAACAGTAGCAACTAATGCGGCATCTGGAGTTGTAATTGTAAATGCCAATAATTCCAACACAACCCTTCTTTTGAGCTTTCCTCAAAACGTTACCGTGGGAAGTTATGACATAACAGCCACAGGAAACTATCGTGCAAGCGTCACTAATAATGGTACCACGGCAGATGCCATTGATGGTACATTAGACATTACCATTGTGAATGCTGCAAGACGACAGTATAGTGGGATTTTTAGTTTTGTAACTGGACCGCCATCAAACGTCACCGTGACCCAAGGCTCATTTACCGTGACCCTATAA
- a CDS encoding 30S ribosomal protein S16: MPVKIRLQRHGKKGKPFFWIVAADARSKRDGKYLDKIGTYNPNTNPATINLDVDGAVKWLENGAQPTDTARAILGYKGVLLKRHLKGGVKKGAFTEEQMEEKFNAWMEEKEAKIAAKASGLSKDEEKKAAEALAAEKAVNEARIAANAPEPEAVEEPATEEAPAAEADASKEEE; this comes from the coding sequence ATGCCTGTAAAAATCAGACTTCAAAGACACGGTAAAAAAGGAAAGCCATTTTTCTGGATCGTTGCTGCAGATGCACGTTCAAAAAGAGACGGTAAATATCTTGATAAGATAGGAACCTATAACCCTAACACCAACCCAGCTACAATCAACCTTGATGTAGATGGTGCTGTAAAATGGTTGGAAAATGGTGCACAGCCTACTGACACTGCTCGTGCGATCCTAGGATACAAAGGTGTGTTGTTGAAGAGACACTTAAAAGGTGGTGTGAAGAAAGGCGCTTTCACTGAAGAGCAGATGGAAGAGAAATTCAACGCATGGATGGAAGAGAAAGAAGCTAAGATTGCTGCAAAAGCATCTGGTCTTTCTAAAGATGAAGAGAAAAAAGCTGCTGAGGCACTTGCTGCAGAAAAAGCAGTAAATGAAGCTCGTATCGCTGCTAACGCTCCAGAGCCAGAAGCTGTTGAAGAGCCTGCTACTGAAGAAGCACCTGCTGCAGAAGCTGATGCTTCTAAAGAAGAGGAATAA
- the rimM gene encoding ribosome maturation factor RimM (Essential for efficient processing of 16S rRNA) encodes MRKEDCFYVGTIVNKFSFKGELLVKLDTDEPELFLEMESVFIEIGKNLVPFFIERSQLHKSLLLRVKFEDVDDEPMADSLMKRELYLPLTVLPKLEGTQFYFHEVIGFEIIDTEYGTVGTITGVNDTTSQALFEVDHDGDEVLIPINDEFIEKVDRENKTITVNTPEGLIDLYIS; translated from the coding sequence ATGCGTAAAGAAGATTGTTTCTACGTAGGCACTATTGTCAATAAATTTAGTTTTAAAGGCGAACTCCTAGTCAAGCTTGACACAGATGAGCCAGAACTTTTTCTAGAAATGGAATCAGTTTTTATCGAGATCGGTAAAAACTTGGTTCCATTTTTTATTGAACGCAGTCAACTACACAAATCCTTATTGTTACGGGTCAAGTTTGAAGATGTCGACGATGAACCCATGGCAGACAGTCTCATGAAAAGAGAACTGTATCTACCATTGACGGTTCTGCCTAAATTAGAAGGGACTCAATTCTATTTTCACGAGGTGATAGGTTTTGAAATCATCGACACAGAGTATGGAACTGTTGGGACCATCACTGGTGTGAACGACACCACATCACAAGCTTTGTTTGAAGTTGACCATGATGGTGACGAGGTTCTTATTCCTATCAACGATGAGTTTATTGAAAAAGTAGATCGTGAGAATAAAACCATCACCGTTAATACTCCAGAAGGTTTGATTGACCTTTACATCTCCTAA
- a CDS encoding tRNA1(Val) (adenine(37)-N6)-methyltransferase, with the protein MSVFKFKQFEVAQDQCAQKIGTDAVLLGAWADPKEQPFSVLDVGTGTGVIALMMAQRFSSSQVDAIEIDDAAFEQATFNFENSPYGDRLFCYHASFQEFYQEVEERYALIISNPPFFDGNLERDDQIVDQKRQQARFDDALPFDELVYGVYQLLENDGTFACIIPSDREQAFLKITDHFQLVPVRKTYVKGTADAPVKRVLMEFRFRESEKTTSNLPTVISHLIIEKSRHYYTDDYVNLTKDFYLKM; encoded by the coding sequence ATGAGCGTTTTTAAATTCAAACAATTTGAAGTTGCTCAAGATCAATGCGCGCAAAAAATTGGAACTGATGCTGTGCTGTTAGGCGCTTGGGCAGATCCAAAAGAGCAACCTTTTTCCGTGCTCGATGTTGGTACTGGTACTGGAGTAATTGCTTTGATGATGGCGCAGCGATTCTCCAGCTCTCAAGTCGATGCGATAGAGATTGACGATGCTGCCTTTGAGCAGGCGACCTTTAATTTTGAGAACAGTCCTTATGGAGATCGACTGTTTTGTTATCATGCGTCATTTCAGGAATTCTATCAAGAAGTTGAGGAACGTTATGCTCTCATCATTTCAAATCCGCCATTTTTTGATGGTAATCTAGAGCGTGACGACCAGATCGTGGATCAAAAACGCCAGCAAGCGAGATTTGACGACGCCTTGCCCTTTGATGAATTGGTGTATGGTGTTTATCAACTACTGGAGAATGATGGGACTTTTGCCTGCATCATTCCGTCAGATCGTGAACAAGCCTTCCTTAAAATCACAGATCATTTTCAGCTTGTGCCAGTTCGCAAGACTTATGTGAAAGGTACGGCAGATGCTCCTGTCAAGAGAGTTTTGATGGAATTTCGCTTTCGCGAAAGCGAAAAGACTACCAGCAACCTGCCAACCGTAATAAGTCATCTCATCATTGAGAAATCCCGCCATTACTATACCGATGACTACGTGAATCTTACCAAAGATTTTTACCTGAAAATGTAG
- a CDS encoding acyl-CoA dehydrogenase family protein has translation MKPDLFEAPDYYQLDDLLTEEHKMIRDAARTWVKRDVSPIIEQAAQDAKFPKSIIPGLASIGAFGPYIPEEYGGPGLDQISYGLIMQELERGDSGVRSTASVQSSLVMYPIWKYGSEEQKQKFLPKLASGEFMGSFGLTEPDHGSDPGSMVTRFKDAGDHVILNGAKLWISNSPFCDVAVVWAKDENNRIHGVIVERGMEGFSTPETHNKWSLRASATGELIFQDVKVPKANILPGRSGLGAPLSCLDSARFGIAWGAIGAAMDCYDTALRYAKERKQFGKPIAGFQLQQKKLAEMITEITKAQLLAWRLGVLREEGKATSAQISMAKRNNVEIAINIAREARQILGGMGITGEYSIMRHSMNLESVITYEGTHDIHLLITGLDITGENAFN, from the coding sequence ATGAAACCAGATTTATTTGAAGCACCGGATTATTATCAGTTAGACGATTTATTGACTGAGGAACACAAAATGATACGCGATGCGGCTCGCACATGGGTAAAACGTGATGTATCGCCTATCATCGAGCAGGCTGCCCAAGATGCCAAATTTCCTAAAAGTATCATTCCTGGATTGGCTTCCATAGGCGCTTTTGGCCCATATATTCCAGAAGAATATGGCGGTCCTGGACTGGATCAAATCTCTTACGGATTGATCATGCAGGAACTGGAGCGTGGCGATAGTGGTGTAAGATCTACAGCATCCGTGCAGTCATCACTAGTGATGTATCCTATCTGGAAATATGGTAGCGAGGAGCAAAAACAAAAATTCCTACCCAAACTTGCCAGCGGCGAGTTTATGGGATCCTTCGGATTGACCGAACCTGATCATGGTTCTGACCCTGGCAGTATGGTGACCCGATTCAAAGACGCTGGCGATCACGTGATCCTCAATGGTGCTAAATTATGGATCTCCAACAGTCCGTTTTGTGATGTGGCCGTAGTCTGGGCAAAAGATGAAAACAATCGCATTCACGGTGTGATCGTGGAACGTGGCATGGAAGGTTTTAGCACGCCAGAAACCCATAACAAATGGTCGCTGCGTGCCAGTGCCACCGGTGAGCTGATCTTTCAGGATGTCAAGGTTCCCAAAGCCAATATTTTACCAGGTCGCAGCGGTTTAGGCGCTCCATTGAGCTGCTTGGACAGTGCTCGTTTTGGCATTGCATGGGGCGCCATAGGTGCTGCGATGGACTGCTATGACACCGCATTGAGATATGCCAAGGAACGCAAACAGTTTGGGAAACCTATTGCAGGATTCCAATTGCAACAAAAGAAACTCGCAGAAATGATCACAGAGATCACCAAAGCCCAACTACTCGCTTGGCGATTAGGCGTACTCCGTGAAGAAGGAAAAGCCACCAGCGCACAAATCTCTATGGCCAAAAGAAACAATGTCGAGATTGCCATCAATATTGCTCGTGAAGCCCGACAGATTTTGGGAGGTATGGGAATTACTGGCGAGTACAGCATCATGCGCCACAGTATGAATCTAGAAAGTGTGATCACTTATGAAGGCACGCACGATATACATTTGCTTATTACAGGACTGGATATCACGGGTGAGAATGCGTTCAACTAA
- a CDS encoding DUF3575 domain-containing protein, with protein sequence MKQILFTATALLLSAFTFAQIPDQNRSKTDFQNETIYRVNLLLTPNLEIEKDVTKDISILASAGFGIGYYNSYRLSEREGNFIFPFQIELATRYYTNFNRRLEKGKTIENNSGNYVALSFANVFEAENDDVRVEPGSALIGAYGIQRTYWKHFNLNFQTGLGYDFQQEEVAGQLILKLGYTF encoded by the coding sequence ATGAAACAAATTCTCTTTACGGCAACAGCATTGTTGCTGTCAGCTTTTACTTTTGCACAGATTCCAGATCAAAATCGCTCAAAGACCGATTTTCAAAATGAAACGATTTACAGGGTCAACCTTCTTTTAACACCTAACCTAGAAATTGAAAAAGATGTCACAAAAGATATTTCAATTTTAGCTAGCGCTGGTTTCGGTATTGGGTATTATAACTCTTACAGATTATCTGAACGAGAAGGTAATTTTATATTCCCATTTCAGATCGAACTAGCCACAAGGTATTACACTAACTTCAATCGCAGGTTAGAAAAGGGCAAAACCATTGAAAATAATAGTGGTAATTATGTCGCTTTGAGTTTTGCTAATGTTTTTGAGGCAGAAAATGATGACGTTCGTGTAGAGCCTGGCTCAGCGTTAATAGGTGCCTATGGCATCCAGCGTACCTACTGGAAACATTTCAACCTCAACTTCCAGACAGGATTGGGTTATGATTTTCAACAAGAAGAAGTCGCTGGACAGTTGATCTTGAAGTTAGGGTACACCTTCTAG